One genomic segment of Candidatus Baltobacteraceae bacterium includes these proteins:
- a CDS encoding acetyltransferase — MTNVVIFGAGKVADVVFHHLRRSDEYDVAAFACDAGFLPKEGHFFDRPIVAFDDVERHFPPDQFSMIVAVGYHDLNALRQKKYAEAKAKGYRLISYVSPKASTGDWLDIGDNCVILDGAIIEPGTHIGSNVVVWSGALIGHHSVIEDHAWIAGHATFGGSARLGAGSFVGLGAVVGHEVEIGERSFLGAGVLVTKCAPAKSVFVGANTQLFRLDSERFLKISKLR, encoded by the coding sequence GTGACCAACGTTGTGATCTTCGGCGCCGGGAAAGTAGCCGACGTCGTGTTCCATCACCTACGCAGATCCGACGAGTACGACGTAGCGGCCTTCGCGTGCGATGCCGGCTTTCTCCCGAAGGAGGGTCATTTCTTCGACCGCCCGATCGTCGCGTTTGACGACGTCGAACGGCATTTTCCGCCTGACCAGTTTTCGATGATCGTGGCCGTCGGTTATCACGATCTCAACGCCTTACGGCAAAAGAAATACGCAGAAGCAAAAGCCAAGGGCTATCGGTTGATTTCCTACGTCAGTCCTAAGGCCAGCACCGGCGATTGGCTCGACATCGGTGACAACTGCGTCATCCTCGACGGCGCGATCATCGAACCCGGGACGCACATCGGGAGCAACGTGGTCGTATGGAGCGGCGCTTTGATCGGTCACCACAGCGTGATCGAAGATCATGCCTGGATCGCGGGGCACGCGACCTTCGGCGGCAGCGCCCGGCTCGGAGCGGGATCGTTCGTCGGCTTGGGTGCGGTCGTGGGTCACGAGGTCGAGATCGGCGAGCGCAGCTTCCTGGGCGCCGGCGTACTCGTCACGAAGTGCGCTCCTGCGAAAAGCGTCTTCGTGGGCGCCAATACCCAGCTCTTCCGCCTCGACAGCGAACGGTTCCTCAAAATTTCAAAGCTGCGTTAA
- a CDS encoding SDR family oxidoreductase, with product MDIAGKNVVVAGAAGNLGSAVAADLQQRGANVVLLDLRTPEGDDPQWVCADATDETSVIAAVDKIVEQHGSVEALVNCTGVIHSEPLVNLANPRQRRHGIESWNTVIRGNLTAAFVLGAVFAERMAASRTKGVIVHFSSVAAAGNPGQTAYSAAKAGIEALTVVWARELGPLGIRVVSIAPGFADTPTTHAAVAEATLNDVKRRTPLRRLAAPREVAAAVVFALENDFLTGRTLHIDGGLTV from the coding sequence ATGGACATCGCAGGGAAGAACGTCGTCGTCGCAGGCGCTGCCGGCAACCTCGGATCCGCCGTCGCGGCCGACCTTCAACAGCGGGGCGCTAACGTCGTCCTTCTGGATCTTCGCACGCCGGAGGGCGACGATCCGCAGTGGGTTTGTGCCGATGCCACGGACGAAACGTCCGTCATCGCGGCGGTAGACAAAATCGTCGAGCAGCACGGCAGCGTCGAAGCGCTGGTCAACTGCACCGGCGTGATCCATAGCGAACCGCTCGTCAACCTCGCTAATCCCAGGCAGCGCCGGCACGGGATCGAAAGCTGGAATACCGTCATTCGGGGCAATCTCACGGCAGCGTTCGTTTTGGGCGCGGTATTTGCCGAACGAATGGCCGCTTCGCGAACCAAAGGCGTCATCGTGCACTTTTCCTCGGTCGCCGCTGCCGGCAATCCGGGACAAACCGCGTATTCCGCCGCCAAAGCCGGCATCGAGGCGCTTACCGTAGTATGGGCACGGGAACTGGGACCGCTCGGCATTCGCGTCGTCTCGATCGCGCCCGGTTTCGCCGACACGCCTACGACGCACGCCGCCGTTGCGGAGGCAACTTTGAACGACGTCAAGCGCAGAACGCCGCTGCGGCGTCTGGCCGCGCCGCGCGAAGTCGCGGCTGCGGTCGTCTTCGCTCTTGAAAACGACTTCCTGACGGGCCGGACACTCCACATCGACGGCGGATTGACCGTTTGA